In the genome of Caenorhabditis elegans chromosome IV, the window ATTACTATTTCTACAGACACTGCTTCatcttcaaataaatttctagatgtttgtcaaaaatttggaattttcaaagctaTCTCGAATATCAAGAACGAGAACCATTTCAAGAAGAAGCTTTTGCAGATCAGAAAACAAGAATTCAAGTGATTAACATCAGCAGACATCATTCTAACTTCTCCACACCCAAATTATCCATTGTAAACTACGCATACCTTTTCATTAGACTTCGTCACTCTTTTACACTTAAAACACTGTGATAACGcgtattcttttttttatgcTGTTAGCCTCGTATTGAACGAAAATCTGAACATTTGAATGCTTTTCAttcacattatttttcaatgtattGAACTTTCATTCGGATACaacatttacttttttcctcactttgaagaaaaattcaattattgtattcatttttaaaagtctCTCCAACAAacttattgtaaaaatttgatgcTCACATCTATAGATTTCTTGACAGAAAAACGGAAACAATAATGgaaattaaaacttgaaaaatgtaaatctTATACAATAACATTTAATCTGTTTCAGatatattttataatttgagTTTGCCATTCTGTGATCAATGGGAGACTCTTGGCTAACACATTTATAAtagtaatttcagaaaatgaaggGTAATGAGAAAGATCTAGAACTGTTAGCGCGACGAATGCGTCAATTGGCCGTTTTCTCGTCATCAGTTGCTGTATTTGTTGCAGTTCTTGCCGTCTTTGCTCTACCAATTCTTATCACATCTACACTTCAAGCAGTGGTAatttatttgttaattttatagTTTACCTAATTTGCTTTTTATTAGATGTGAATGATTTtacaagctgaaaattataaggAAATTATTTCCGCTCACAAATATAACTCTTCcaaattagatttttacaaACATTCTGGAAGCTTCGTGGCAAgtgtgttttgttttcatcTTATAAAACCTAGCTTCCAGAATGTTTACCCTACCTGAAGAATGGTCACCTAATTATATCCAGAAaagcatcaaaaatttgcaaaagtgGTCAAACAAGTTGCCGGACCTCTCAAGTAGTCACAAAATTaactttgaaatgtttaattgagaactgaaaaatgttcttgTTTGTAGAGGAACTTTAATATACGAATTAatgttttgggaaaaaaaaaatactggaaaTAGATTCTCTACACCCCCAGTTTTCACTTGCatcattttggcaaaatgtgtttctaaaaattttgtgtacCGGTCAATGATTATTAGAAATCAATGTTTCCAGACATCCGTAGACGATAGTTTGGGAAGATGTACTGCCGACGCATTTAAAATGTACAAAGCAATTGATGAAATCGAGATTCAACTTATTCAATCGTTTAATAAAACGACTTCTCAAAGATCAAAACGTGGTGGAGGATATGTGTCATCATCTTCTTATGGTGGACAATATTCTGGTCAACAGTATGATTCTACTGGAAATGCTGCAACTAATGGACAATATCGGTTTTTCCCAGAGGTAAGGCATGCATTTTGGGgatttaaaatctgaaaaatataaattttgttaCATGAGTTAAAATTAGAGCGGAAATTGATGAAACTTCTGCCCGaaaatcatagtaaaactcttcgaaaaaatgtttaaattttaatttactgtCAACGTTTGGCAATCCGTAGACCTCAGTTTTCACTTATCATAGTTCTGGAAGAAGactatcaaatattttttctgtgtgttatagattttaatttaaaaaaaaaaatttactcgAACATTGTAGCGGTTTGAGTTTGGAGCAATGTTCGAAATTACCTAACATTTGAGATTGAACCGCGGCCAAATGATTGTATTCATGCAAAATCTTCACTGACTAGACACTTCCTGCATGcctataaattgaaaaaccagttgcttaaaaattcaagtatacatttctaaaattagaGGATTTTGCAGGTTATTGAAGCAATCCGAGCCAGAAGACCAACATTATATTCACTACAACAAGACTATAACTCTGGCGGATATGCTGGACAAGGAGGGTGTGGAGCATCACAACAAGGATATGCTTCTAGACCAGTTTTTGTTGGAcgttagtgtttttttttgcaagtgtTGAAGACTATCGTGCTCTTATATAGTagtttctacattttttgaatacagtACCTGTTTTGGTTTCCTAAAAGCTAAACATTTAGCACAAACTGGTTCAATTCTCCGAGATGGTCAATCTGGTTTTAATGGTGGAGGTGGTTGTATTCCACGTTATGGTCCACCTGGTGCTCCAGGAGCTTCAGGACAATCAGGACGTGATGGACAAGATGGACAACCAGGAACAGATGGTCAACAAGGTAGAGACGGGATTGCTGATATTGATCGTGAACCATGTCAAGTATGTGCTCCAGCACCACAAGGTTATCCAGGACCACCTGGACCAAAGGGGCGTACAGGAGAACAGGGACCACCGGGATTAGACGGAGAAACTATTGATGGAGAAGATGGATCACCAGGTCTTCCAGGACCACCGGGACCACCAGGACCTCCAGGATTACATGGATCACCAGGATCATATGGAGAAtcgaaagaagaagaaattgcAGGACCACCAGGCCCACCAGGTGTCAGAGGGATTCAGGGAGGAGTTGGATCAAGAGGAGCTGAAGGTAATCCAGGACCAAAGGGACCACCAGGACTACAAGGAGACATTGGATCGTAAGTTAAtgttacttttaaatttaaaaggtTCAAGTGTTAAAAGATAAATTCAACTTCGACATTCCGCAGATGCGacattttgcagtttttaccATAGAATTACGATACCCGGTCTCTGCACGACTTTTGctaaacgttttttgaaagaatcgatgaaaattccggcaatgagagtttgaaattacagtactcttcaaaggcaCAAATCTTTTCGtatttaacaaacatttttcgtttcgagaccgggtaccgtatttttgacgcgaaaatcggaaaacgtTACGTCTGTGAAAGGCTCAAAACTTGAGTAATTGATTTCATTTGACTTGCAGACTTTCAGTAGTTCTACATTTCCAATTCAATTGTCactaaattcaatttttcagacatggaATAGCAGGCCGACCTGGTCTTCAAGGTCGTCCAGGTAACCCTGGGGCTCCTGGCTCCCCAGCTTCATGTGATCATTGTGCTCCACCAGTTCTCGAGCCCGGCTACCAAGTGGATGTTAAAAAGACAATTAAACGCGCTTCTCCATGATTTATTACTTCCAGTTGTTATACTTGATCTCCTCAACTATCTGTATATAGGCTCCCCGTTCAAACATTTAGATCAGTTGctgtttgtcaaaaaattaaatgaaataattcattttcttctaGAGTTCAAACTAAGctgaactgaaaatattatcaaaatataaaaaatacaaaaacaaaaaatgcaaaaaagaatAAACGAGATTCTAAAATTGGGGCTGAAAATGAGGgggaaaaagacaaaaaactcATCATTATGAAAACCCGTTTTAGAGAAAATCGGCCAGATATAATTATGTTTCAGGGAAATTAAGTGGACAACTTGGCGTATGTCACCGGTACAGGAAAAGGGAGAGAAATTAAGTATCCGAATggtacagaaaaaaaaaccatttgtgaagaaaaaaaaagaaaacggcAAGAATTTTGAACAACAAAATTGAGACAGAAATGGAACAAGTCACAGACAGATGAAAAATCTATATACATCTAAAAGAGGATAAGAATGTGATTTaaaaagcttttgaaaatcgtGGAGAAATCTAGACAAAACTGGAGAAACCAGTAGTCAAATTGGGAGTTGCTGGAATATTAGCCCATGGACCTTCACTCGTGCTATCAGTTGTTGAAGATCTGCCTGCTGCACTGCTCGGGTGACCAGTTAGGATAggcgctgaaaaaaatttagattaagGAAATGTCCTCAAAAcgtaaaataaatatattatgcGGGCGCGAAAGTCTGTTAAAAATCAGGTACCCGGTCTCGGCGCGACAAATGTTGTCAATTGCGAAAAGGCGTGTAAGGAGTACTGTACTCTCGTTTCTGcggtatttttaaaaatagatcttgctttattttttttagcgatttcttttgaaatttgaattttgtttcaaaaattcgcgTCTGGATAATaactaaaaaagtaaaaactaaCCTCTAACCATATCCGTGTCTCTAACTTTTCTCCATGTATCTCTATACTGATCAGTTGATCCATAATGCCTAGCAATATCATCAACACCATCAGTCATTGTTCGATCACCACGAATTACAGTATCATCATCAACaacgtcttcttcttcatcaaaCGAATCGTACACTTCTGGCTGTTGTAGGGGGCTTCCTTGTGGCTGTGATCCAGCTCCAGATCCTCCAGACGAAGATGGTATATGTCCTCTGTATTCGACTCGGCCATATTCTGATCGAGTTGCGTAAAGATCTGATCGTGTCGGCATGTATTCATTTCGTCCATTGTCTGAACCTCCTCGAGCTGATGGAGTAACATAAGCAGTGTTCTGACTCCTAATATCTCTTCCAACAAGAGCACTAAGCTTCTGCATGGCTTCAACACTTGTATGTGGAGGCCCAGAGTTCGGGAGTGGTGGTATAACATCTGTAGCCAATCCATACATATTCATCACACCTCCACTATTCCGTGAACCGCCAAGAACACTTCCATATGCTGGAGGTTCTCGAGATTGATCGGAGACCCAAGATTGAGTGGTTCCCGGTCGAGTTGGAAGTTCTCGGCTTCTAGTCATATTGGCAGCTGATGTTCCTTTTAATTGGAATGATGCAAAGTTTCCATCGGCCAGTTGAAGACTGTCAATAGATCGGGATCGTTTTTCTCGACGATATTTTGCAGAGCTTCCGGTCACACATAAAATTGCAATTATGATAACAATCAACACAAATGCACCCATTGCAACTAATGCCATAAACCACCATGTTGTGTAGAATGGATCGTCCGGAATCGATTCAGGAACAAAAAGTTGCTCTGTTTCGACACTTGCCATTCCGAttcctgaaataaatattgtttaaaaatggaGTCCCGTGcttggcatttttttgaatgaaagaAAACGGATTGTAATGtccaaataaaaatgcaaaataaacaaaaaattccaatttttatggataatttcttcaattttgcaacaaaaattcaactggCTGACTGGGCCACTTGAATTGAAGTCGGAAAACAGAAAACTCCAgaaaagcgatttttttttgcaaattgaaaaaattattttattttttggagaataaaaaaaattagtttttacagaattggaaaacaatgtttttttttgcaaaattacaataatcataaacatataaatatatatttttttcacaaaattaaaaaaaaaattattttttacagaattgaaaaataatttttttgcaatattgaaataatcataaaaatttttttcgcagacttgaatttttttgttgaaaatttgaattaaaaaaaaatcattgagaaaattccataaaaaatgtttttttttcagaattaatatgattttttgcaaaactgaaaaaaaaatcataaaatcaaaattttacagttatattctGTCATTACGACCCAGCttctttcaattaaaaataattacttaCCTCTAACATTTCTCGTGAATACTCTAAAGGCATAATAACTGGATGGTTGAAGTTCTCTGTATGAGACTTGTTCCTTCTCACTTCTCCCTTCCGTTGGCCTCAATGTAATCCATTCTCCAATTGGATGAGTCGGTCGAGTTGATGTTGCAGCAGCAGTTTGAGCTGCACTTTTTGCTCCTTTGATCTCATTCCTACGTGGTCGCTGTGATACATATCCATTAGCAGGTGCTTCTTCAGCAACAGAAACACGTTTAGCTTGAAGCAAGTGCCCAACAATTTCATCAGAGTCCGCAACATCATTCCAGTTCAATGTCACATAACTCTGTCCTGAAGTAATCTGAGGCTTACTGGGAGGTGGGGGCCCGTCTTTGCTCGGCCCAATAGTCACATTTGCCGATCTTTGCTCTCCTTTTCCGGCAGAAGTTTCAGCCCATACACTGAAGAAGTAGGTGACACCTTCGGCTAGACCATGTGTATCGAAATAGTTTCTTGAAGTTCGTTGCTGATCTTCATTCTTGAACTCTTCCTGCATTCGATATCCCTTATAGTTGACAATATAACCGATAACATTTCCATTCGGTTGTGAAGGTTCATCCCATGAAACTTTGACAGAATCCATGAGTACATCACTGAAACGTAGAATTCCAACAGGTCCAGGTTTGTCTTCCAACGTTTTGTCTCGCACTTGAGACATTTTTCCTTCTCCTGCTCGATTGTAAGGGGAAACTGAGATCTGATATTCTGTGAATTTGCGTAAATCATTAAGAGTGCATTCATTTGTGTCGACAATCATTATTTCTTCTTCACTGCTAACAGAGCTGAGAACTGAAGCAACTGGAACGTATCGAACTTTAAATGATGTAATTGTTTCACTGTCTTCTTTAGGCCAAGCATCCCATTTCACACGGATTGACGAAGATGAGAGGGGTTCGGTTATGATATTGTTTAGATTTCTTTTTGGAATCGAGTATCCAACATATGCAAAAACTGGCGCAGAAAATGGACCTTCACCTTCCGAATTAAAGATTCTCATTCGAAGGATATAATGTTTGAAACTATCCAACTTGGCCAGAATCTTTTCTTCTTTATCTTCATGTTCATCACGAATTGCTATCTCTTCCATTTGCCACGTTTCATTCGATGGATACTCGCGATAATGGATACGGTATCCAATAGCATCACTGTTCCAAGTTGACTTATGAGGAACCACCCATTCAAGTTGTACACTATTTCTCTCGTAAGGTGTTGCTTTCAGAGAAATTGGCTGAGCAAATGGAGCTGATGGAAGAGTTCTCATCCATTCTGATTCTGGAGACCAAGATGATTCGAGGAAATCACCAATAAAACGGATACGGAATCGGAACATTGAATTCGGAGACAAATGTTTGATGACAGAACGTcgttttgaatattcaaacttcTTCTCCAGTGTAATCCATTCATcctcatttgttttttgataagaaactTGGACTGCACGAACAGGACTCTCTGCATCTTCTGTCAGCTTTCTCGGTAGAGATTCATCCCATCTGATTATGATCTCTGTTGCTTGATGTTGTGACAGAGTGTCACGAACTGGAGCTGGGGCATTTCGTACAGGCAATCTAACGGATGACGTCATAACTTCAGCGACAGCTTCCTCACTTTCTCCCTTGCTGTTTCGAGCTTTTATTGCAAACGTGTATTGTGTATTCGGATTAAGGCTCATTGCAGCAAACATCAACAGATTACCGAGAAGTGGAGCATCGATTGCCATGCTTCTTGGTTCGTGTGATTTCCAGTAAGAAATTAtgtagttctgaaaaaaagaaacactaaAATCGAATAACctcaaagaattttttttcagtttttttttctgattaaaaaagaaaagaaaaataatgttttttttttaattttatgtttagtgagaaatttaaaacacCCTTTTTCCGAATAAGTCcgataaaatatgattttttttttatctaaTCTTGCttatattgatttaaaaaaaaaacagaaaaaattcctaataagaagaagaataatGACCACATAtaaagctaatttttgaaaaatcgaaaaaagaaattttccgatttttttattttcaaaaatcgaaaaacgaacatCCTTGGTGGTGAGAAACTTaaaacacactttttttgaagaagtccgctttttgttttctggtgcaaaattcgaaaaaatattttttctattctggtcggaaaaaagttgttgttCAAAACTTACAGTAATCTTTCCATTTGGTGATCCTGGAGGTAACCATTTCATTCGAACTTCTTGCTCACTGATATAAGAGCATTGGAATGATTCTGGTGGTGCTGGAACATCCTCCATTGTTTCAAATGATATAGGAGTCGAATTTTCAGGTCCATTTCCAACGATCGTGTAAGCAGACATGTATACATGATAACTCGTAAATGGACGCAAATCTGAGACCTTAGCCATAAGAGTTGATTGTCCTGGAATATCGATCACTTTGGTTTCGTCAGCCATAAGAGATTCTCGTTCTGGGACCACTCGAAGTTTGTAACCGATCACATCTCCATTCGTCGATAATTCTGCTACCGGATTCCATTTAATAATTGCCGCCTTTGAACCTTCAGCAGTAACCACGATATTTCTTGGTGATCCTGATGGAACACTTTCGTATGTTCTCGCTTTCACTGAATCTGTTGGTAGACTTCTTCCAAatccattttcagagaatACATTTACTTCATAAGAGGTGAATGGTCGAAGATCTGTGACTGTATGCTCACTTGAACGAAGTGCAGGCGTTCGGACttctttctgaaaagaaaacattatttcaacatttttagaaaaataaaaaattttcggtttccgatgtttttttttttttcaaaaatagccTGAAAGTTAAATCATAACTACTAACCCAATTCTCATCATCAATTTCTCTATAAACAATTAGATATCCTTTTGGCTGTCCATTCCAATGAGTTGCTAGTAGAGGAGTCCACGATACGGATATAGAAGTTGCTGATACAGGTTCTGCGAAAAGTCGTTGACTTGGTGTATCTGGATTTGTTTGAAGAGTTTCAAACGATCGAGATGGCTCAGAAGGTGCTCCACGTCCTTTCACATTTTCTGCGATTAATCTCAATTGATATTGggtaaatgggcggagccctGTGACAGTAATTGATCTAGCTTTCGGTGCACTGACATTAAAAACATGTGCAAAAACACTCGAATCAGCCATTTTTCCTTCAACAACCCATTGCCGAATAGCAGTATGACCATCAAATCCAGGAGTAAAATGTAATTGAACTGTTGTCGCTGATATATCACCAATTGAGAGCATCGAAGGTCTTCCAGGAAGTTCAGGTGGTACTCCACTTTCAAATTTCGTCTCCTCAACAGGACCATCTCCTTTTCTAGTTGATGCCATTACATCAACTCCATATCTAGTTGAAGGTTGTAATCCATCAATTGTGAAATTAGTAGTTGATCCATCAACTTCATGCTTTGTCTTAACATCTGGTGAACTTGCTGCCCAATGACGAATCGTATACTTTGTAACAATTCCATTTTGTTTCAATGGTGAATTCCACGTTATAACTGCTCCATTATACATTACTTCAGCAATACTTAATTCATCGACAGATTCTGGAGTATCTTCTTCAGTTACAACTTTCACTACATTACTTCTTGGTCCATCTCCAGGAGTCGTGAAACATAAAGTTGTTAAATTGTAATGTCCAAACTTTTCAAGTTCATTAACAACAGTGGTAAGCTGACGTCTATCCGGATCCAAGATTACTTGCTTGTAAAGTTCTCCTTTCTCTGGTTCACCCTTCCAAAATTGAACCTTGTATCCTAGATTCACTCCCGGAATTCTTTGTTGTTCTGGAGCAGTGAATTCGATTGCAACAGCAGTTGAGTTGAGAACTTTCACTCGAACATTCTTTGGTGCTTGTGTTGgccctgaaaaaatataatgtaatttaaaagtaaaaaaaccaaaaaaatacaaagattTTTGGTTGACATAATTTGACTCACTTCCTTCTGATGTTGTAACTTCAATACTTTCACTGAAAACTCCCAATCCTCTTTTATTATAAGCTGCCACTTGAATTTCATATTCTCTCCATGTAATCAACTCATCAACTAAAGTATTTCGAGCATCTTTTGTTGTCAGATTCTTCTCATTCCAGGTGAGTGAACTGTATCCAGCAAGCCTATACCGTACTACATATCCCAGTACATCTCCACTATCAAGTTCTTCTTTCGGTTGTTGCCATTGTACCATTACACTATGTGGAGATCTAGCAGATGCTGCAACATTTCTTGGAGCAGCTGAAGGAGGTTGTTGAGGCATTGTAACACTGTATGATGGAAGTGATGGTTTTCCAGGTCCATGTTTATTAGATGCAACAACTCGGAATTCTGCAGTTGAAGAAGGTCGTAAATCTTCGATATCTGTCCAACAACATGGTTTTCCCTCTTCTTTTGGAATATTATCAATGGCTGTTGTCCAATCACTCCATAATCCAGTTGGTCCCATTGTTCGCATTTCGATAGCATGTTTGATGATTGGCTCATTACCATCGAATCCTTCATTCCAACGGACACGAACTTTAGCTGGCATTGTCTCATTGTGAAGCTCAGCACGAACACGTTCAGGCATCGcgggtttttctgaaaaatatttttttagaattgtgAAAATATATGAATACTGTCGGAACAGCCAAAGAGCAAATAGCTTCGACAAGTTCATCTGGGGGAAATGCAAAACCAAACTACGAAggcactttttcacaaatagaGTATTcagttctataaaaaattagcgCAATGAATCTTATTTTGGCACCTCATGTCCTATGCATGTTTAATACTTTTATGTCCACTACTTTCATGTTACCCATTATTCATCTCCCTGACACCCGCACATTCATGTACCAACTAATCAACTTTTCAGAtgataattcattttctgtatgtttattatcaatttttgtgattattaTCAATCTCTCTATGATGTTTGGGCCTTAACTTATTCATGTCTATccactatttatttttgatcacgatttgaatcgtaataaatacaatacaatacaatactccagtatttttttttggttttttttttcgtttttccgacactttgaaaaatgattaatttttggtaatttttcttttttttagtaaaatttatgttttttttttcattttttatcaacataaacataatttaatttttaaaaaagtgaatattatggtatttaaatttttttacgatttttcggaaaatcaacaatttttcgttcttcgattttaaaatgcgatttttctggaaaaaatattttccaaaaactcgaaaaaaaaaagaagtttgaaTGTGTTcattttgttgagaaaaaaaaacctatgaTTCCTTCAACATAGAATAAAAAGGgccaaaatttcaagctaCTTTCgagaaatctattttttttttcaatcaaaaattttcaattttccagaaaaattgcaaaagctACGCACTTGATTAGGAAAACTGTTACTCGttttacgaaaatttgttaaaaactcTTACCAATAATCTGCAACATTGCACTGGCATTTTCCTCTCGCccatctacagtaacccgacaACGATATTCTCCAGTATTATCAGGTCCAACTTGACGAATGATAAGACTTCCTTTTCGATTTCTCGAAATTCGCAATCCAGAATTTCCGTTAACAGGTAATAAAACATCATTCAGATACCATTCGACAGAGGCTTTTCTGACATATTCTTTTGCAACTTCAcatgaaaattcaacatttgtACCAATAAGACTCTTCTGATCAGCTGGTCCATATTCGATAAGTGAATCGCCGTTTACTTGAACATTTGCCGTTGCTTTGACATTACTTCCACTGATTTCACATGTATATTCTCCTTCATCAGATTTTCGAATATCATGAATAGCTAATCCATCATTTGTCAAATCATACTTCACATTATCCGTCTGAATTTCATGTCCATTCAAAAGCCAGATAATATTCGGTGGTGGGCTTCCAGTCGCTGCACATTCCATCATAATTCTGTCAGTTCCTGAAGCAACTGTCAAGTCCTTTGgtgtttttatcaatttttgtgatggTTCAAGTTCCGATGTGAATGGAAATAATTGCTCCTGACTCTTggaattgtcgaaaaatttgagttttcttgGCGGTGGAGTTTCCATACTGATCTCTTCTTCAAGAGACATTCCATCTTCAGACATTTCGGTTGCAACGGTCTCATTAGCTTCACCTTCTTTCACCCAAACACTAGCTAAATCAGCACCTGCTGCATTGGTAGCTTCGCATTGATATAGTCCAAAATCGTCTTGTTTTATTCTGTCGATAGTAAGTTTTCCGCGTTGTGTAgtcatctggaaaaataataaattttatacttATCCGGATTTATGGCAATTCTCTGCGGGTGCTGATGTGATATTAACTACTGATAATACaggaatgttttatttttataatattatttaaaagtgTGAATcaggtttaaaattttgagatttctgtcaattttatgcattttttgacataaaaactcttttttcacttgaaaattcgAAGCAAAA includes:
- the col-115 gene encoding Col_cuticle_N domain-containing protein (Confirmed by transcript evidence) → MKGNEKDLELLARRMRQLAVFSSSVAVFVAVLAVFALPILITSTLQAVTSVDDSLGRCTADAFKMYKAIDEIEIQLIQSFNKTTSQRSKRGGGYVSSSSYGGQYSGQQYDSTGNAATNGQYRFFPEVIEAIRARRPTLYSLQQDYNSGGYAGQGGCGASQQGYASRPVFVGPQTGSILRDGQSGFNGGGGCIPRYGPPGAPGASGQSGRDGQDGQPGTDGQQGRDGIADIDREPCQVCAPAPQGYPGPPGPKGRTGEQGPPGLDGETIDGEDGSPGLPGPPGPPGPPGLHGSPGSYGESKEEEIAGPPGPPGVRGIQGGVGSRGAEGNPGPKGPPGLQGDIGSHGIAGRPGLQGRPGNPGAPGSPASCDHCAPPVLEPGYQVDVKKTIKRASP
- the rig-4 gene encoding Protein sidekick homolog (Confirmed by transcript evidence); this encodes MRNRLLLIFYTTTVLWTIGYTQLVLGKPPIFQDGGSVEQKVAVEGEIIRLKCDDAELAEQYEWRIGDASGELIATSKFCEVQASRVNDEKKYRCVARNTVGAAISPPSMVRSKYLDDFDASDESVQYEVTTGVGRYFVLRRPTLLASRNLDISYSWIKDDSHQVTPDATHFVTSDGNLVVTGVKRDDFGAYKLMASSDDLKEIVSKEYNVRDNGLSPSLQNTLSIVYFPTDRTIIESTLPHDEIFDCVTSFGSKDDVRIRWFLNGQQISGSEVGMTTTLNNRRLIISNPSSFTRGEHKLECRADAAMGRTSDQKSAYMTFISRPILKDLPNEIQKTVGSSLSLKCSVKKKSSMDIKWYKNGLMMTTQRGKLTIDRIKQDDFGLYQCEATNAAGADLASVWVKEGEANETVATEMSEDGMSLEEEISMETPPPRKLKFFDNSKSQEQLFPFTSELEPSQKLIKTPKDLTVASGTDRIMMECAATGSPPPNIIWLLNGHEIQTDNVKYDLTNDGLAIHDIRKSDEGEYTCEISGSNVKATANVQVNGDSLIEYGPADQKSLIGTNVEFSCEVAKEYVRKASVEWYLNDVLLPVNGNSGLRISRNRKGSLIIRQVGPDNTGEYRCRVTVDGREENASAMLQIIEKPAMPERVRAELHNETMPAKVRVRWNEGFDGNEPIIKHAIEMRTMGPTGLWSDWTTAIDNIPKEEGKPCCWTDIEDLRPSSTAEFRVVASNKHGPGKPSLPSYSVTMPQQPPSAAPRNVAASARSPHSVMVQWQQPKEELDSGDVLGYVVRYRLAGYSSLTWNEKNLTTKDARNTLVDELITWREYEIQVAAYNKRGLGVFSESIEVTTSEGRPTQAPKNVRVKVLNSTAVAIEFTAPEQQRIPGVNLGYKVQFWKGEPEKGELYKQVILDPDRRQLTTVVNELEKFGHYNLTTLCFTTPGDGPRSNVVKVVTEEDTPESVDELSIAEVMYNGAVITWNSPLKQNGIVTKYTIRHWAASSPDVKTKHEVDGSTTNFTIDGLQPSTRYGVDVMASTRKGDGPVEETKFESGVPPELPGRPSMLSIGDISATTVQLHFTPGFDGHTAIRQWVVEGKMADSSVFAHVFNVSAPKARSITVTGLRPFTQYQLRLIAENVKGRGAPSEPSRSFETLQTNPDTPSQRLFAEPVSATSISVSWTPLLATHWNGQPKGYLIVYREIDDENWKEVRTPALRSSEHTVTDLRPFTSYEVNVFSENGFGRSLPTDSVKARTYESVPSGSPRNIVVTAEGSKAAIIKWNPVAELSTNGDVIGYKLRVVPERESLMADETKVIDIPGQSTLMAKVSDLRPFTSYHVYMSAYTIVGNGPENSTPISFETMEDVPAPPESFQCSYISEQEVRMKWLPPGSPNGKITNYIISYWKSHEPRSMAIDAPLLGNLLMFAAMSLNPNTQYTFAIKARNSKGESEEAVAEVMTSSVRLPVRNAPAPVRDTLSQHQATEIIIRWDESLPRKLTEDAESPVRAVQVSYQKTNEDEWITLEKKFEYSKRRSVIKHLSPNSMFRFRIRFIGDFLESSWSPESEWMRTLPSAPFAQPISLKATPYERNSVQLEWVVPHKSTWNSDAIGYRIHYREYPSNETWQMEEIAIRDEHEDKEEKILAKLDSFKHYILRMRIFNSEGEGPFSAPVFAYVGYSIPKRNLNNIITEPLSSSSIRVKWDAWPKEDSETITSFKVRYVPVASVLSSVSSEEEIMIVDTNECTLNDLRKFTEYQISVSPYNRAGEGKMSQVRDKTLEDKPGPVGILRFSDVLMDSVKVSWDEPSQPNGNVIGYIVNYKGYRMQEEFKNEDQQRTSRNYFDTHGLAEGVTYFFSVWAETSAGKGEQRSANVTIGPSKDGPPPPSKPQITSGQSYVTLNWNDVADSDEIVGHLLQAKRVSVAEEAPANGYVSQRPRRNEIKGAKSAAQTAAATSTRPTHPIGEWITLRPTEGRSEKEQVSYRELQPSSYYAFRVFTRNVRGIGMASVETEQLFVPESIPDDPFYTTWWFMALVAMGAFVLIVIIIAILCVTGSSAKYRREKRSRSIDSLQLADGNFASFQLKGTSAANMTRSRELPTRPGTTQSWVSDQSREPPAYGSVLGGSRNSGGVMNMYGLATDVIPPLPNSGPPHTSVEAMQKLSALVGRDIRSQNTAYVTPSARGGSDNGRNEYMPTRSDLYATRSEYGRVEYRGHIPSSSGGSGAGSQPQGSPLQQPEVYDSFDEEEDVVDDDTVIRGDRTMTDGVDDIARHYGSTDQYRDTWRKVRDTDMVRAPILTGHPSSAAGRSSTTDSTSEGPWANIPATPNLTTGFSSFV